Part of the Zea mays cultivar B73 chromosome 4, Zm-B73-REFERENCE-NAM-5.0, whole genome shotgun sequence genome is shown below.
tgctcCTCTTCAGGTCTCTATGGATGACATTGCCCCGATGATAAGATGAGTGACCACTATGAAAACATCGGGTGCACAACATCGAATGATTTTATTTGTAGTTTGCCATGTGTTTTGACAGATTAGTCCATGCGTCGGAGGCTAGACAACATGCACCAGAGGTTGAGGCTGTTGGAGCAACAAATGGAGACACCGGAGGCCCAAATTGGCAAAACCACCGACAATGTGCTGATTTTTATCTATTACTTTTCTTaaaaacatgtatacaaaatgtCACATCCCTGTTTACTGCGCAAACATGTTCAACGGAATGCAACATAATCAATGCTTTTATAATTAAGTTTTTAATCTAAATTCTAAAATATTTTGAGTTTGGTTCTGTATTGGTGGTTGGCAAAGAATATGTATTGTTCGtttttatgtaatcattgtgcactAACATTTCATTGAATATTTGTGTGTCGTCGCAATGCACATGCATTGTACTATATACATTATATGTGAGTtttcttacacttgagattctgaAATTATTAGTGATGACAAATCCAATATTGTTGGTCCATAAAATTTGTTGGGAGAGAGATGGAAATTATGGTCATCAACAGCTCTAGCACATAGAGTGTGCATTGAACTAAGGATTAGTTCCTATATAATGGCACATTGGCACTAACAATTTTATGCATTTTAATGCAACCGTAGGAACGCACGGGCATAGACCTAGTTACTTAATGATGATAATAATAATTAGTTAATTATACACTAATAAATATGTAATGGCACTAATCTTGTCAATATAACACTAATGAAAAATAAAATATGTTAATTTAGCATTATGCTATCCTAATTATCCCACAAAACATACTCAAATAGCACTTATCAAAATTTACCTTATCATAATTAATAATTAATAATGTAACATACTAATAGTCCTGATTTTATTTACTAATAGTAAAGATTAGAAAACATGAAGAAACTTATTTTTTCCGTTGCATCCAGCATATAGTAGCAATATTTCCTACTATGGCAACCAATCCACCAAACCCAACACAATCAATTGATTGATATAGATGATCATCTCTCATCTATGAATATGCAAAGACAACCTTTGTATGGATAGTCATCTCCTATACACAGATATCCATCCAACTTTTTAACACACCATGGAAATTCAGTGACTTCAGTCAATCATTCCGGGGCATCCGGCatatagtgcattcaaacacaagCTCGTTCCTGTAAAACAAGATATCAAGGCAGACGCATATTTGATCGCTCAGTAAATCAATGGGGCATGACCAGAATTAGTCGCAACCAGTTACAGTCAAAACTGAAGTGAAACTGAGGCCCTGTTTGTTTGCCTATAGGATTAGATAATCTAGCTTATGAATTATATAAGCATCTAATTTAGATAATCTAGCTTATGAATTATATAAGCATCTAATGAGTTGTTTatagattatcataatctaggtaTCTAAATTATATATTCCACCTAATAAACCATATTGTTTGTTTATCTTTCAACTTATttaagctagattatataatctagagggtAAACAAACAGAGTCTGAGTGGGGAAACACAAGTTTTCCTCTACATAGTGTAATGTACTACGTAGATCTGCCATTCACTTGACGGACTCCCTCAAACAAGTGAGCAATTGTCCAGGTTGCAGCCCTGCCATCCGAATTTCCGAATAGCAGATTATTGTTTTGAGTGGCACTCAGCAACCAAAAAAAAACAAGCCATTGATCACAAACTGAACTGAAGAGCGTCTTCCTGTGAATGTGAACGTCGCGATCGTAACCACCGATCCTTAAGATCTAACATCTATGATTAATGTCAAAGACAATTAGGAGAACGACCACTGCAGCAACAGCTAATTGATTGATGGATAGATTCTCTTTTGAGCAGGTGACACAAGAGAAACACAGAATAAGATACTATACTGGAGTTGTTGACGTTGATCGCTACGGTGGACTGATTCCAAGCTGCTCAAAATATCCTGAGCCATTGCCCTAGATTGTAGGCAAATAGATTTGGTGTTGGGTTCATTTCAGTAATTAATGCTAATCCAGGGAAGAAAATTGTTCTAGTAATGAAAAAAAATCACACTAATCGCTCGTTCCACTTAGCAATGGCACTACTGTAATTCAAGCTCAATTCAATCTCTCCAGGCTTTAACTGCACAAGAACACTGCAAACTACAACAGTCCAGAGAAAATTTACCATCACCGCTAGTTGATCAGAACTATGCTGCCGCCGTCGTCGCCGGTGTTAGCTCTTCCAGGCGTAGATCAGCAGCGAGAAGCCGTCGCCGCGCTGCATCTCGACCTCCTCGGGGCTGGCCCAGTCCATCACCGTGGAGCCACTGGCCCACGACGCCGTGGAGGATGCCACGGACGCCGACGACGACGAGCTCTCCTTGGCCAGCCTCCGCCCCCTGCCCTTCCTCCTCTCACCGTTGCTGCCCGTCTCGCTCCAGTCCCGTTGCCCCCACCGCGCGAGGTAGCCTCCCCAAACGCCCGTGTTCCTCCTTGCGTCCTTGCTGGGGGAGGGATTCTTCCCCAAATCCGCCTCGCTCTCCTCGCCGCCGCTGGCGAGTTCGAACCGGAAAACGAACACCGCGTGGGCGTGCGTCGAGGCCTCCGTGGGGGGCGGCTCGCGTGGGGGGAAGAGCCAGTTGTGGAGATCCCAAGAGACCTGGACGCCGTCGCCGCCCCCGAGGTCGACCCGCTCGCTGCCGCGGAACTTCCAGCGCAGGCGCCGGACGTGCAGCACTCGCTCGCCGTCGACAGAGACCGACATGCCGACATCAGCCCGgtccttctccttccccttgccGGCGGTGGCCTTGTCCCTGCCACGGCCGCGAGCCACGAGATCCACGGAGATCTCCCGCTCCTTGCCCTGGACGTTCACCCAGGTGGTGTGGCTGCGGCCTCGGCCGGCGCCCGCGTCGCGTAGCGAGACGTGCTCCCGCCGGGAGAGGAGGACCGGACGCGGGCCTGATGGGCGCCGGGCCCGGGTCCTCCGGTAGGCCAAATCGGTCAGGTCCCCGGCcgcgaggaccatctcgccgcagacgacgacggcgacgaagaAGCCCGATGAGGGCTCGGGGGACCCGGAGACCGGGAAGCGCGCGCGAGAGAGATCCCACGCCAGGTCGACGAGGCGGTCGCCAGCGCGGAACCGTCTGGACCCGCGGCGGCGCCAGAATAGCCATGGGCTGACGCGGAAGGCGAGAATCTCTTCGTCCGCGTCATCGTCGAGGTAGCCCGCTCCGGACGCCGAGGAGGAGGAGCCGGGCGGGGGCGTGGCCGACAGGCGGAGCACGGCGCGGAGGGAGAGGCCGAGCGAGGTCCGGGACCAGGAGAGCGCGACCAAGCCGAGGTGGGTCTCGTAGATGGAGGTCGCCAGGCTGggccccgccgcgcccgcgcccgcgcccgaggACGGCGCCGCGGCGCAGCGGAAGCAGGCGGCGATCCGGCTGGGCATCGGTAGCGCGAGACGCCACTGCGAGACGCCACTGCGTCTACGCTAGTCGATTGGAATGCGTGCGCGCTGTGGCGCAGACTTGCAGTGCGAATCCAAGGCGTCAAGGGGTTGCTGGCTTGCTGCGTTCCGCAAGTGGTGCGGCTGGGTTTGCTGGCTTGCCGCGGGACGGTTCGCCTCGGCAAACATATGAGGTGCGTCGCCAATTTTGTCTGATTTCAGTCGGAATTGAGGAAAAAGACATGGAACGAATGATGGAAATTCACGTTTCAAATTAAGCAGTTAGGACATACTAGAAAGCATGGCGCGCCGTTGGCGCTCGCTCTAAGAGACCGTGCGCTAGTTATGGGCTTGTGTCTCAGTATTTTTATCTTAGCCTTTTGGCTTAATTAAATTGTAACGTTTGTTCTTACATGTCATTGTAATGCACATACATTGTACTAGTGTACTCCTATAATCCTCATGTATCGTTGCAGTGCTTAGGCACTACTATAATCCCTCCGTCCCTGTCTGAAATACAGAAGGTATTACAGAAATGCGAAAATAGAAACAAACATGCCAATACGTTGCCTAAACAGGCAAGCGCCAGACTCTTTCGGGCCTGAGCCAATATCTAGTCTATCGGATGAAGACCGAATCTTTGTCCACGATCCAAAACCGAAAACAGAGGTGGGTAGGGTTCTAGCCGCCGGCGAATGCCACAATTGCTATGAAATTTAAACGTCAAAGCATTCTTGGCGTTGATATTGATTCAGGTTTTTAATCCAATCTCCCCTAATAAACTCATTTTGTGGTTGATTCTCTATGTGGTTGAATATTTCTTGAATCGAATTCATTTTATCTTTCCTTGTTAGTTTTAATTGAGACTGCTAAGTGGAATCTGCGAAGGATAATTAATGCAGCAGGATAAGGTGGGTAAAAAAAATATTAAAGCTCAGGAATCATCAAAAATATCCTTCTCAGGAGTTGTTCGCTAGTTATGGGTCAGAGCCAGTTAATTTTTTTATGTATGCATTATATCGTTAGTGGATTGGATAAGGTTTAGGTTTGCAGATCGACCAAGtggatggtagttcgtgatgcaaaagcaaataatGATTGACGAATGCTAATTTTCCAATTATTAATTTTCTCATGTTTTTTTTTGTGAAAAACTTGAAATAATGTGTAGCTAAGCAGAAGCTTTTATCAATTCCTATATACCACCTTTTGGCTTGAGAACTAATAAAAAGAAAGGATACAAGCAACATGAACATATATAATACATGTCTTTGTGGAGCACCCGTTATGGTAGTATGGCAGCTGCCATACCTCAATTTTTATATCTAACTATGAGTACTAAAGCATACATGGAGTAGTGGTTGTGCTTTGGTCGATATTTGATCCCTTTCCAAAAGTTGTACTGTAATAGCAGTAATTTTGCATGAGTATGTGTAGAACTTGAACCCTCCTCCGCTTCTGAAAGAGCTGCGCTATATAAGTTATTTCAAAATGATAAATAATTATAATGACAAAAAAGCTTCAAGTTTTTTTGTATGATAATATCCTCTGTCACGGTATAAAGCTTAAACTTTTGTGGATTGTTCCATCCAAAAAAGAAATAATTATAAAAAGGCAAGCTATGTTGTGAACCCTCCTCCCCTTCTAAAAGAGCTGCGTCAACTTGGGATTCTTCGACACTATATAAGCTATCAAAATTGATAAATAATTGTAATGACAAAAAGATTCAAATTTTTTTGTATGATAATATCCTATGTCACTGTATAAAGCTTAAACTTTCGCGGATTGTTCCATCCAAAAAAGAAATAATTAGAAAAAAGCAAGCTATGCTCTATTAGCATTAACTTTTTATTACGCTTAAGTTGTGACTATATAGAGTATTACTACTCCATCCGTTTATAGATATATGATACAGTtgaattttttaaaaaaattaaccACTCATCTTATTTTAAAAAATAATGAGTTATTATTTGTTTTCTGGTTTGTTTTATCATTTAAAGTAGTCTGTGCTTAACTTAAAATTTTACATATTTTGAATAAGTATTTTGAATAAGATTAGTTGTCAAAGTTTTTTAAAAAGTTTAATGATGCATATATTTATAAATGGAGGTAGTATATTATTAGACAACACCATGACTGGCTCACGACCGAGCCATCCAGAATTGTGGCGGATTTGGGGACTGGTAGTCTGTGTTttagttttttctttttctgatttcacAAAGTCAATTAAATTAAACTTAAATGTATTAGCGCTACGATGGACACATCACACACGACGTGGCAAGGCCTGCATCGTTGGGTCTTTGGGTCCACCACGTGTGGCATGGGATGGGTGGGTTGTTGTTTGCCTCTTTAGCTCTTGGCTCTTGTAAAAATCAGATCCCACCCTCACCGCCGCCACCGGGATAGCCACTGTTGTCGCACTGCTCAGTTATCCCTGGTGGTGTGCCGGTGACTGAGTTTGCAATTCCACCCTCAGCATCTTCGCTAGCGGTGAGGCTGCCATCGTTGCTCGCTTGTCGACGCTCTTCAAGGAAACACGTGGTACATGGGCAAGTTCGTTGTGCGGCAACTCGCGAAGCTGGGCAACCAGATCACCATCGCATCCACCATGGTAGGTCTTGTGGAGTGCAAGGTGTACGCGTACAAGGTCGGTCTGGATGTGATCAAGTTGCTGGAGCGCATGCAGATTCGACAAGAGGTAGATTTAAGGTTTTTCTTTATCTGCTTCTTTTTTCGCCAAACCAGATTGATTTCTTGTATACTTAATTGAACCTTTACAAAAAAAATTAAGGCAAAGTTTTCCCCCTATTTGTTAAGTGTATAAAAGGATTTCTTTTTCGATATATAGTTATGTCTACAGCTAGAAACACTGGTTAGTCCTATGTACCGGTGGCAATGGATGTGATTTATATTTGTACCCGCGGATAAAAAATCTTTTGGACACGGTTTCAGGTACGAGTCTGTACGGGGATACGGATAGcaacatttatatttataaaactGGTATGAAAAATCAGTATCCATATCCGAATACTTGAATATCCATTTAAGTAACCTAAAAGGTGGGGTCACTAGGGTTTAGAACCAATTCACAGACCATAGATAGTCTAATTTCCCGTTGCGGCCCATCTCGGCTGTCTGTCTAGCCTCCCCAATCTGGCAACCCCGTCTAGCCTGTCTTGCCTCCCTATTCCCCAATTCTCCCCACGAGTCCACAACCCCAGTATAGTATCCATCCCTACCCTCGACCGCCTCGACGACCACCTGCCACCCGGCCAGGCGGCCACCACGACCACGGTCCTGCGCTCGGCGGTCCTTCACTCCCCATGCGTTCCAGCTTGCATACGACCAGTGCGGCGGTGCCACTACCGTTCCCTGTAGGTGATCTGGTCGTAGCTCAGATCTGTGCGGTCGTGCACCGCCGCCGACTTCATAGTTCGCACACACCACTGGCGATCGACTGTCCTCGTGCATCTCCATTCTCCGCCAGCTACTCGCGACCTCTCCACGTCAAGCACTGCGCATGAGGATCGGTCTTCTCCACGTGACCATGTTGAGCACTACGTTAGACATTGCCAGCTCGCCCAACAGGTctaattttatattgctcgctgtaTGCCTTAATGCATGTGTTAGATTTGATTTGTTGGACAAATTTTGTATGGTTGTATGTTTTTATCATATTTAAATTTGGTGGACAATTTTGCTGGACAAATATTTGAATTTGGCGGATTTAAAAATTATGTATGTGTAGTGGATATCCGTTACCTGCGAGTAATGGATGTGGATACTGTTTTTTTATCCATAGCGGGTAACGGGTTCGGATATCGGAAATAAGTCACGGATATAGATGTCCATAGGCACTTTTCTCTGATAGTCCAGAGGCACTTTTCTCTGATAGTCCAGAGGCACTTTTCTCTGATAGTTTATTTGTTGCCATCTCTAGTCTTACGGATGATTTGGATGGGGTTATCAGGCAGATAGATGACCAATGTATAGAATTTTGGAGTGCTAGGATCTAAGTGGGAGGTTAGAACTTCGTTATCCCTTTTACCCATCTTTTCATTTGACTGAATGGTAAATCTGATTGTTTTATGTGTAAAGAGCAATTGAGGTTGTGTTTTCAAGATTGCAATGGTTTAGGTGAGATTTTCTGTACAATGTGATGAAAATTCATTTAACAAATAACAAATAGCTTGAGATATGTTTTTTGGACCTATCACTTGAATTGTCACAACAAACTGGAATAGTTTGAACTGCCCAGCAAAAATTTATTATAGACAGAAAAGTTTCTAAAATAATGCATGTATTGTTAAGAAGGAAGAATCTAACTGTTAGGTGCACATTAAAATCGAGCACCATTGTCTAGAATTTTGGAGTGCTGCGATGCGAATGGAAAGTCATAATTCTATCATCCCTTTTAGACAACTTTTCATTTAACTAAATGATAAATCAAGGGAATTTCAAACTTCACTTGGTCTGCAAAGATCATATCTAAGGTATGAGATGCTCAACCGCTTATAAGTTCATTAATATAATGAATTGTACCTTATATTTACTTGCTAAATAAAATGTGACAGTTATTTGTCCAAAACAATGAATAAAGGACTTTAGATAGCATGACTCGTGTCACAATCACCATTATGTATATGCAAATCAAAATTTGAGCAGATTAGCTGATATTTTCTACAATGAGGAAAAGTCAATTAATAAATTACAAATAGGTAGATATTTTTTTCTGGACCTGTCACTTGAATTGTGACAACAAACTGGAATAGTTTAAACTACATAGAAAAAATTAACTGAAAGAGAATTGCCCAATAAGAaccatataaataaaatactaaCATCAGGCAATATTATATGTTTATATAGAGCTGATAGTGAGTGTAAtttttgatcaaaagtttgcccaATAAAAACCACAGAAATAAAATGCTAATATCAGACAATATCATATGATTATATAGAGTTGATAGTGAGTGTTATTTTGATCAAAAGCAGCATGTTTAAAGATATGTCACTACAAAAGATGAGCTTAGCAGAACTGCTGCTACGTTGCTTGCAAACAGTCATATGTTTATACATACTGCAAAAGAGTTTTGGTTGCGAGAAGCCAAATTTTGTTGTTCTCGTAAGTAGAACCACAACCGATCTATTTCTATTGAACAATAGATGCAACGTCTCAAAAGAGTAGCTATGTAGAAGGTAACTAATTGTTcttcatctttggtctttttgcaAAGACTGAAAGTTGGTCAGCACCATGTGTTTCTTCCTATAAAAGAGGGAGCAATATAGGTTAATTAAAAATATTAAGTACATATATTGATATCTATATGGGTATTATCGGATGTGTTGAAAAGTAGTTACCTTGTCGGAGTCATCAATTGCATTGAAATTTCTCTTGTATGATACACTGAGGTTGTCAAAGCAACTGTAACATATCAGATTAAAAGATGTTATAACAAAACATTGTATATTTTCTGGATGATATGAAAAGAAAGATATAAAAAGTAGACCCACTAACCTAGTCTGATCAATCTCCATAAGCTGTAATTCATGTGGTGATGCTGCTTCTGAACCAGAGGTCTTACATAGCAATGTACATGTTAGTTTTATTTTTGCGGATTAAGATTTATAATTGAGATGTTTTGATAGAAAGCAGTACCTGTATATCTTGTGTCTTTGGCTCTATTGGTACTAGGGGTGGTAGCTTTGGAAGTTGAGATGAGCTTGCGCTGTGGAGAACAACAGGCTCTTCTTTTTTGAACACGGAAAGGAGTAGGTCTTTTCCATGCCTCTTTTTGATACTAAGAATATCAAATGTTGGATCTTTGTTGTCCTTATTAGGTCCTCTCTTTTTAATACTTTTTCCTGGAAACAACTTGGTCACAACAGTCAATTTCTCACCCACAATTGCTTTAATCTCTTCCGGCAATTCAGATTTGTTGCTTTGTCTCAGTAATTTCTCTACGGTTTTCCCAATAAGTGATGTCGCTCTCTCATCAAAGAGCACGAATTCTAGCTCATAGGTGCCATCAGTGGCATATAGAGATATTTTATACCTATTTAGAGTATAGGTTATAGACATTGATAAAATACAAGAAGTTTTGTGTATAAAAATGATTGTACAGAGAGTTTACCTGTGGACCATCTGAGAGGAGATGTGGCCTTGTTTACAAATGTATGTTTTTCCTTCATATCTTGTTGATGTATTGCATTTTGTGCATCCTTGATAGAACCAGGGCTTATTGTCAGCAATTCTTGTTACAATCATGGTGCATTCGAAACGTTTGCTCTGTAAATGTAATGATTATTAAGTAATTATATAAGTTCTGTAACAATAATTTTAAATATACATTTTATTGGTGTAGTGTGTCTTACCATGTCATCAAATGGGTCGACTAATTTCATTTCTAAAAATGTCTTTTGCTCAATCTTGTTCTGCATCTCGTTCATTGTCTGAATATGAAGCTTTTGGATTGATTGGTATTGTTCACCGATACTATAAATATGAAAGCATTGTAATTAGTCTTGATCAGTTTATTAAATGAATTGCAAATTTACATTGTACTATATTCAAGCTTAACAGTGATTGAATGTTGTATAATTAGATTTCATCTTCGTGTTAAACCTTAGTATGTACAACTCAACTTCCCCATGGCATTATATCAAACACTTTTGTTGCTGCTGCTATATTTATTCTATAAATAAATCTCAAACTAACTCATTGTAGGGTTGTATTTTAAATACTTTGTAAGGAAATGCAATAAAGGAGGCCAAAAAATGTACATGTACTATCCAAATATTTATATTGCCGTCAATCTAATTTACAATAAATGGAAATCACAAAACATTATATTTTAAAAAAATGAAAGGGAGGTTATAGAAAGGAATATAATTTACCTTGCATAGAAAGTATTGATTTCATGGATCTCTGGAAGATTTATATACCAGCGGCATGCAGCTGTGCCACTAAGAAAAGGTGGTGATCCACGATAGGATTTGACTGATGTTCCAACAAAGATAACAATTACATGATTCATTTCACTGGCTTTAAAGACTTGTTGTCCTGGGAATTCCTCTGCTCTTCGTCCCCATAGTGATACCTCAATTTTATTTCCCCTTCATTAAATTAGAATTTTGTTACAACAGTAACATACCATTTTATACATATGTTTCAATGGAGCAATGGGCATTTACCTTAGATCCACAAGGTGGATCAGCCTTTTCATGCGAACTATTCCACTGCTAGTCTGAAATGGTGTTGCATCAGAAAGAGCTGTAATGCATCCAATGACATCTGCATGTTGTTGTTACAACAATGTTAATTTGACAAAGTGTTTATTGTCTTTTTGAAAATAGGAAAACGGATTGAAACTAACAGTACCGATGAAATACTCATTGTTTCCTTCAAGTTGGGGTAGTTCTGGGAACGGTGTTAGATGGAATGTATATTTTGGAAAATCTTGTGGATCCTCATTTACTTCCTCAAGCAAAGTCTTTGGATGTAGCCTGATCATATACTTTCCATGCACAGGTTTGAAGGATAGCTTTGCGTTGTCAACATAAATTTTTCTCATGATTAAAATCTTGCTTTCCTGTAGTCGTGGTTGAAGTGTATATATAGCTTCTTGAGGAACTTCAGCGTACATCGCAGTCCCCTATAAAGTTAAATTGTTATAGATTTAAGTTGTGCTAAACGATAAGACATTTTTATGCATATATTAGGGCTGTTAGACAAGTTAAATGGGGCTGAATAGAATGCTTCATTAGATGAAGAAGGGAGTACAATGTATAGCCAGAAGGGTGCAACACTAGGGAAGGTGTGGCATCCTGGCTATTAGATCCTGAATACCGTAGGTAGCAGCCCCTGATAACTATACTAAAGTAGCTGATCCTAGATGCTATATAGGACTGCACTACCTGCTATGCTTGACAGAATTTCGATACATATCCTCTTGTAGGAGGATGGAAAGAAGCCTACAGATAGTAATTACAAATTATAGTAATAATTTGACAAGGACCAAGAAGAATACATATACCTGTTGATCAATAATCACAAGATCCAAATGTTTGATTGGATCATCATCATTTTTGCCATGAAATTCCCAAACTCTTGATATCCGAACACAAATGATATAGTGGTAGACCCCTGGTCGAACTTGTGATAGTGGTGTAATGTCCATCTGCAAATACAATTTGTTAAAAATAGTATCAATTTATGTTGCCATGGCTCTCAATAGATTGTAGTACTTCTTTATACACAATATTTTCTGTTATTGTTCCACATGAACCGTCGTCATTTTCTATCAATATTTTGAGCCCTTTCTTTTCTGTAACTCGTGACACAGCTAAATATAGTTGACCGTGTGTAAACACCTTTTTCTTTAAATATAACCCTACATTTGATAGTGTTTGTCCTTGACTTTTATTTATAGTCATAGAGTAGCAAACCTTGATTGGAAATTGGCGTTGACATAATGTAAAAGGCCATTTATTGCCCTTAGTTGTCAGATTAATGCGGGGTATATGTATTTTTTCGCCAACGTGTGTACCtgttattattgttccttctataATTGTGTCTCCTAGTTGAGTTATAATAATTCTGGTTCCATTGCATAGTCCTAAACTTTGATTTAAATTTCGTAGAAGCATTACAGGAGTGCCAATTTTAAGTTTTAGTCTATGAGAAGGGAAATTGTTTGCGTTTAAAGTGTTTAGATACTCAATAGGGTATAAAATATTGGCATCATTTGGAGCATCTGTGCATTTAGATATGCTATCTGCACTATAGTATTCTCTCTCTACTGTTGGCAAAAGAGAGATAATATAATCATTTATTTCATCTACAACATCATTAGTTGTTGCTAATATAGCTCTTTTTTTGATATAATCTGGATCATTATATTTTGTTTGTAGGTCAGGATAAGTAAATTGAACTAATGCTTGAATTTTATCCTCTGTTGTTTCAATTAAAAATTCTTTTGGTATTTCAATGAGTGTTGAGTCCGAGGAAAAATTATCGTTGTTGTTATATACCCCATTTCCAATGGCAAGGATCCAATTATTGAATGATAACAAGTCTTCATACTCTTCATTTGATATATTACTTTGTCGTAGTCGCATGTTTTCAGAAAGGAATATAATGTTGACATGGTTCCAAAGGTATGAAGCAATGATACAAGCATTTATTATTTGTTCTTTTGTTCCATTTTCTATAACAGGTAATATTTGTTTTGGATCGCCACCTAGCACAACCACTTTACCACCAAAAGGAATGTCAAGAGCTTTTTCATATGTTTCTCCTACTATATCTCTAAGGGATCTATCAAATGCTTCAAAGCATTGTTTATTTGTCATTAGAGCTTCATCCCATATAATAAGATCTGTGTCAATAAGAAGTTTTGCAAGATTTGTTCCTCTTTTTATATCACACATTGACAATTGATCCAAATCTATAGGTATACGAAATCTTGAGTGAGCTGTACGTCCATTTGGAAGTAGCAAAGAAGCAACTCCTGATGATGCAACTGTAAGGACAATCTTTCTTATAGCTCTAAGGTATGATACAATGGCATTCCATAGAAATGTTTTCCCAGTTCCTCCATGTCCTGAGACAAAATAGAAGTTTGGATTGTTGCTAAGCACAGAACTAACTATGGTATGAAAAGCATTCTTTTGATCTTTGTTTAGTTGTATATATAATTTGTTTGCTTCTTCTTCTAAGTAATTTATATCATAACTCATTTCTTCTTGGATTAGTCTGTTTATGTTATCAATATGTTTTGTGTGTTGTCGCCTGGGTAAATTGTAGTTATTTATTTCCTGCCCATTCTTAGAGAATAGCTCTTCTAGTTCTTCAAGTAAATAATGTTGTAGTTCTAATTCAGAGGGTGTATATTTGATAGGGTGGTATTTTTGGATAAGATGTTTGTGAATGTCATCGACCATTGTG
Proteins encoded:
- the LOC100216973 gene encoding uncharacterized protein LOC100216973; this encodes MPSRIAACFRCAAAPSSGAGAGAAGPSLATSIYETHLGLVALSWSRTSLGLSLRAVLRLSATPPPGSSSSASGAGYLDDDADEEILAFRVSPWLFWRRRGSRRFRAGDRLVDLAWDLSRARFPVSGSPEPSSGFFVAVVVCGEMVLAAGDLTDLAYRRTRARRPSGPRPVLLSRREHVSLRDAGAGRGRSHTTWVNVQGKEREISVDLVARGRGRDKATAGKGKEKDRADVGMSVSVDGERVLHVRRLRWKFRGSERVDLGGGDGVQVSWDLHNWLFPPREPPPTEASTHAHAVFVFRFELASGGEESEADLGKNPSPSKDARRNTGVWGGYLARWGQRDWSETGSNGERRKGRGRRLAKESSSSSASVASSTASWASGSTVMDWASPEEVEMQRGDGFSLLIYAWKS
- the LOC103653487 gene encoding replication protein A 70 kDa DNA-binding subunit A isoform X1, producing the protein MDITPLSQVRPGVYHYIICVRISRVWEFHGKNDDDPIKHLDLVIIDQQGTAMYAEVPQEAIYTLQPRLQESKILIMRKIYVDNAKLSFKPVHGKYMIRLHPKTLLEEVNEDPQDFPKYTFHLTPFPELPQLEGNNEYFIDVIGCITALSDATPFQTSSGIVRMKRLIHLVDLRGNKIEVSLWGRRAEEFPGQQVFKASEMNHVIVIFVGTSVKSYRGSPPFLSGTAACRWYINLPEIHEINTFYASIGEQYQSIQKLHIQTMNEMQNKIEQKTFLEMKLVDPFDDMSKRFECTMIVTRIADNKPWFYQGCTKCNTSTRYEGKTYICKQGHISSQMVHRYKISLYATDGTYELEFVLFDERATSLIGKTVEKLLRQSNKSELPEEIKAIVGEKLTVVTKLFPGKSIKKRGPNKDNKDPTFDILSIKKRHGKDLLLSVFKKEEPVVLHSASSSQLPKLPPLVPIEPKTQDIQTSGSEAASPHELQLMEIDQTRLVGLLFISFFSYHPENIQCFVITSFNLICYSCFDNLSVSYKRNFNAIDDSDKVTTFQHIR
- the LOC103653487 gene encoding replication protein A 70 kDa DNA-binding subunit A isoform X2; the encoded protein is MDITPLSQVRPGVYHYIICVRISRVWEFHGKNDDDPIKHLDLVIIDQQGTAMYAEVPQEAIYTLQPRLQESKILIMRKIYVDNAKLSFKPVHGKYMIRLHPKTLLEEVNEDPQDFPKYTFHLTPFPELPQLEGNNEYFIDVIGCITALSDATPFQTSSGIVRMKRLIHLVDLRGNKIEVSLWGRRAEEFPGQQVFKASEMNHVIVIFVGTSVKSYRGSPPFLSGTAACRWYINLPEIHEINTFYASIGEQYQSIQKLHIQTMNEMQNKIEQKTFLEMKLVDPFDDMSKRFECTMIVTRIADNKPWFYQGCTKCNTSTRYEGKTYICKQGHISSQMVHRYKISLYATDGTYELEFVLFDERATSLIGKTVEKLLRQSNKSELPEEIKAIVGEKLTVVTKLFPGKSIKKRGPNKDNKDPTFDILSIKKRHGKDLLLSVFKKEEPVVLHSASSSQLPKLPPLVPIEPKTQDIQTSGSEAASPHELQLMEIDQTSCFDNLSVSYKRNFNAIDDSDKEETHGADQLSVFAKRPKMKNN